A genomic stretch from Prochlorococcus marinus str. MIT 9312 includes:
- the gyrA gene encoding DNA gyrase subunit A: protein MSDIIDSGNSGLSEDNDRIIQTDLRNEMSRSYLEYAMSVIVGRALPDARDGLKPVHRRILYAMYELGLTSGRPYRKCARVVGEVLGKYHPHGDTAVYDALVRMAQDFSMRMPLIDGHGNFGSVDNDPPAAMRYTESRLQSLTDESLLEDIESETVDFSDNFDGSQQEPTVLPARIPQLLLNGSSGIAVGMATNIPPHNLGELINGLKSIINNPSIEDRELFELIKGPDFPTGGQILGRDGIRETFKTGRGSITMRGVANIEQIKSAGRAEKDAVIITELPFQTNKAGLIERIADLVNERKLEGISDIRDESDRDGMRIVIELKRDAYPQVVLNNLFKLTPLQNNFSANILALVKGEPTTLSLRRMLDVFLDFRVETIRRRTGFLLRKAEERDHIVKGLLLALDAMDEIINLIRSAKDTISAREKLQTDHELSSTQAEAILQMQLRRLTALEADKIKAEHDELTKKINQYQQILNSKERIFEIILEELNKIDERFSSPRKTEILDLGGGLDDIDLIANDRSVVLLTEAGYLKRMPVNEFESTSRGSRGKAGTKTQGDDEVKLFISCNDHDTLLLFSDRGVAYALPAYRVPMSSRTAKGTPSVQLLPIPREEKITSLVAVDSFDNDCYLLMLTKSGFIKRTSLSAFSKIRSNGLIAINLEDGDALTWVRLSKEGDSVLIGSRTGIAIHFRLDINELRPLGRTARGVKSMNLKKGDNLVSMDVLTSDLVDKLAKIDDLNKEIEENIEVNSSDGPWVLIASAFGLGKRVPVTQFRLQKRAGMGLRAIKFRIQDDVLVCLKVLGEGEELLFVTEKGVIVRTNADKISQQSRAATGVKLQRLDEGDHLSEVVLVPREQIEEIDQTSPEE from the coding sequence ATGTCTGATATTATAGATTCCGGAAATTCTGGATTAAGCGAAGATAACGATCGAATTATTCAGACAGACTTAAGAAATGAGATGTCTCGCTCTTATCTCGAGTATGCAATGAGCGTCATAGTAGGTCGTGCCCTTCCTGACGCGAGAGATGGATTAAAGCCTGTTCATAGAAGAATTCTTTATGCAATGTATGAACTTGGTTTAACAAGCGGTAGACCTTACAGAAAATGTGCAAGGGTCGTTGGGGAGGTACTTGGTAAATATCACCCCCATGGTGACACTGCTGTCTATGATGCCTTGGTGAGGATGGCTCAAGATTTTTCTATGAGAATGCCACTTATAGATGGTCATGGGAACTTTGGTTCTGTCGATAACGACCCTCCCGCAGCAATGAGATATACAGAATCTCGGCTACAGTCTCTTACAGATGAAAGTTTACTAGAGGATATTGAATCTGAAACTGTAGATTTCTCTGATAATTTTGACGGATCACAACAAGAGCCAACAGTCTTACCTGCAAGAATTCCTCAACTACTTTTAAATGGATCATCTGGAATAGCAGTAGGTATGGCAACTAATATTCCACCCCATAATTTAGGAGAATTAATCAATGGTCTCAAATCAATAATCAACAATCCTTCAATTGAAGATAGAGAACTTTTTGAACTAATTAAGGGTCCTGATTTTCCTACTGGTGGTCAAATATTAGGAAGAGATGGTATTAGAGAAACCTTCAAAACAGGAAGAGGTTCAATAACCATGAGAGGGGTAGCAAATATTGAGCAAATTAAATCAGCTGGTAGGGCTGAAAAAGATGCCGTAATAATTACAGAACTCCCTTTTCAAACTAATAAAGCTGGATTGATAGAGAGAATTGCAGACTTGGTTAATGAGAGAAAATTAGAAGGTATTTCTGATATTAGAGATGAAAGTGATCGAGATGGGATGAGAATTGTTATCGAGCTAAAAAGAGACGCATACCCACAAGTAGTTTTAAATAACTTATTTAAGTTAACACCTTTACAAAATAACTTTAGTGCCAATATTTTAGCTTTAGTTAAAGGAGAACCCACAACTCTCTCACTTCGGAGAATGTTAGATGTATTTCTAGATTTTAGGGTAGAGACCATAAGACGTAGAACAGGATTTCTATTAAGAAAGGCAGAAGAAAGAGATCACATCGTTAAAGGGCTTTTATTGGCTTTAGATGCTATGGATGAAATTATCAATCTAATAAGATCTGCAAAAGATACAATTTCAGCTCGAGAAAAATTACAAACTGATCATGAATTATCTTCTACACAAGCAGAAGCTATTTTACAAATGCAGTTAAGAAGATTAACCGCCTTAGAGGCAGATAAAATCAAAGCGGAACATGACGAATTAACTAAAAAAATCAACCAATATCAACAAATCTTAAATAGTAAAGAAAGAATTTTTGAAATTATTCTCGAAGAACTTAATAAAATCGATGAAAGATTTTCTTCTCCAAGAAAAACAGAAATTTTAGATCTAGGAGGTGGTCTTGATGATATTGATCTTATAGCTAATGATCGATCAGTAGTTTTATTAACTGAAGCAGGTTATTTAAAAAGGATGCCTGTTAATGAATTTGAATCTACCAGTCGTGGGTCAAGGGGTAAAGCTGGCACAAAGACTCAAGGAGATGATGAGGTGAAATTATTTATAAGCTGCAACGATCATGATACTCTTTTGCTTTTCAGTGATAGAGGGGTAGCTTATGCTCTCCCAGCATATAGAGTTCCTATGAGTAGCAGAACGGCAAAAGGTACTCCATCAGTTCAACTTCTCCCAATACCAAGAGAAGAAAAAATAACTTCACTTGTTGCAGTTGATTCTTTTGATAACGATTGTTATTTATTAATGTTAACCAAGTCTGGATTTATAAAAAGGACTTCACTTTCTGCCTTCTCAAAAATTCGCTCAAATGGTCTAATAGCAATTAATCTTGAGGATGGAGACGCCCTAACATGGGTCAGACTATCCAAAGAAGGCGATAGTGTTTTAATTGGATCAAGAACAGGAATTGCGATTCATTTCAGATTAGATATAAACGAATTAAGACCCCTTGGCAGGACAGCAAGGGGGGTTAAATCAATGAACTTGAAAAAAGGGGATAATCTTGTATCCATGGATGTTTTAACATCTGATTTGGTTGATAAATTAGCTAAAATTGATGATCTTAATAAAGAAATTGAAGAAAATATTGAAGTTAACTCTTCGGATGGGCCCTGGGTATTAATAGCCAGTGCATTTGGTCTAGGAAAGAGAGTGCCAGTAACTCAGTTTAGATTACAAAAAAGAGCAGGGATGGGTTTAAGAGCGATAAAATTCAGAATTCAAGATGATGTTCTTGTTTGTTTAAAGGTCCTAGGAGAAGGAGAAGAATTACTTTTTGTGACCGAAAAAGGTGTAATAGTTAGAACAAATGCAGATAAAATTTCTCAGCAATCCAGAGCAGCTACTGGAGTAAAATTACAACGACTGGACGAGGGCGATCATTTATCAGAAGTGGTATTAGTTCCTCGTGAACAAATAGAGGAAATAGACCAAACAAGTCCAGAGGAATAA